From one Lolium rigidum isolate FL_2022 chromosome 4, APGP_CSIRO_Lrig_0.1, whole genome shotgun sequence genomic stretch:
- the LOC124706639 gene encoding B3 domain-containing protein Os06g0194400-like, whose product MPKEQLKQQRKSEVRKMDEANSYEEQRRRQIEQNKRKLDELRVHKLSAAVRQAAAKPMQAKLVMPRNPRLDAPTRRSGRIASLLEQPDYRVRKANGDIKTESPDPVPVYATDEERAYAFTKAEQLNGQLGSDHPTFIKPMSHGSAKKLRHLNIPVHFRQYLPVHDETMVLVDEANNEFDVFYRISHDHRMHLNGWRAYSAYHELADGDCLVFQQIERRKFKVYIVRASSYNKNDH is encoded by the exons ATG CCCAAAGAACAACTAAAGCAGCAGAGGAAAAGCGAGGTGAGGAAAATGGACGAGGCGAACTCGTACGAGGAGCAGCGCAGGAGGCAGATTGAGCAGAACAAGCGCAAGCTGGATGAGCTGCGGGTGCACAAGCTCTCCGCCGCCGTCCGCCAGGCCGCCGCCAAGCCCATGCAG GCCAAGCTGGTGATGCCTCGGAATCCGAGGCTGGACGCACCGACCCGAAGGTCTGGCCGCATCGCCAGCCTCCTGGAGCAGCCTGACTACCGCGTTAGGAAGGCGAATGGCGATATAAAGACTGAATCACCTGATCCAGTTCCAGTGTATGCGACCGACGAAGAGAGAGCCTATGCATTCACCAAGGCCGAACAGCTCAACGGACAGCTGGGCTCCGACCACCCAACCTTCATCAAGCCTATGTCCCACGGTTCCGCCAAAAAATTGAGGCATCTG AATATCCCAGTGCACTTCAGGCAGTATCTCCCCGTGCATGATGAGACGATGGTTCTGGTGGATGAGGCGAATAACGAGTTTGACGTGTTCTACCGTATCAGCCACGATCATCGTATGCATCTTAACGGGTGGAGAGCGTATTCTGCTTACCATGAGCTGGCTGATGGTGACTGCTTGGTGTTCCAGCAGATAGAAAGGAGAAAATTCAAG GTTTATATAGTTAGAGCGAGTTCTTACAACAAAAATGACCACTGA
- the LOC124706638 gene encoding B3 domain-containing protein Os06g0194400-like, whose product MDEANSYEEQRRRQIEQNKRKLDELRVHRLSAAVRQAAAKPMPVSQIHSPPGQKKKRWSARLVPQAKLVMPRNPRLDAPTRRSGRIASLPEQPDYRIRKANGDVKTESPDPVPAYATDQERAYAVTRAEQLRGQLCSDYPAFIKPMSHSTSTKSNQLYIPVHFAQYLPVHDEMMVLVDEVTNKEFAMLCRVKYKHQMRYLLEWRAFSAYHGLADGDCLVLQLIERRKFKVYIVRASSYNNNDN is encoded by the exons ATGGACGAAGCCAACTCGTACGAGGAGCAGCGCCGGAGGCAGATCGAGCAGAACAAGCGCAAGCTGGACGAGCTGCGGGTGCACAGGCTCTCCGCCGCCGTCCGCCAGGCCGCCGCCAAGCCCATGCCGGTCAGTCAGATCCACTCTCCTCCGGGACAAAAAAAGAAAAGG TGGTCTGCTCGCTTGGTGCCGCAGGCCAAGCTGGTGATGCCGCGGAATCCGAGGCTGGACGCCCCGACCCGGCGGTCCGGCCGCATCGCCAGCCTCCCGGAACAGCCCGACTACCGCATCAGGAAGGCGAACGGCGATGTCAAGACCGAATCGCCCGATCCAGTTCCAGCGTACGCGACCGACCAAGAGAGGGCCTACGCAGTCACCAGGGCCGAGCAGCTCAGGGGCCAGCTGTGCTCCGACTACCCAGCCTTCATCAAGCCCATGTCCCACAGCACCTCCACTAAATCGAATCAGCTG TATATCCCGGTGCACTTCGCCCAGTATCTCCCCGTGCATGATGAGATGATGGTTCTGGTGGACGAGGTGACTAATAAAGAGTTCGCCATGCTCTGCCGTGTCAAGTACAAACATCAGATGCGCTACCTTCTCGAGTGGAGAGCGTTTTCTGCTTACCACGGGCTGGCTGATGGTGACTGCTTGGTGTTGCAGCTCATAGAGAGGAGAAAATTCAAG GTTTATATAGTTAGAGCGAGTTCTTACAACAACAATGACAACTGA
- the LOC124647920 gene encoding B3 domain-containing protein Os06g0194400-like: MRDCTCPFCIVLDACLQPSTARCDWQQRERLAAKMDEANSYEEERRRQIEQNKRKLDELRVHRLSAAVRQAAAKPMPAKLLMPRNPRLDAPTRRSGRIASLPEQPDYRTRKANGDVKTESPDPVPAYATDQERAYAVTRAEQLRGQLGSDYPAFIKPMSHSTSTKSNQLYIPMYFTPYLAVHDEMMVLVDEVNNKEFAMLCRVWRQKRYLNEWRAFSAYHELADGDCLVLQLIERRKFKVRFNLFFAQHEILIRWVF, from the exons atgcgtgactgtacctgcccAT TTTGCATCGTGCTGGATGCATGCCTACAGCCAAGCACGGCCAGGTGCGATTGGCAA CAAAGGGAAAGATTGGCGGCGAAAATGGACGAGGCGAACTCGTacgaggaggagcgccggagGCAGATCGAGCAGAACAAGCGCAAGCTGGACGAGCTGCGGGTGCACAGGCTCTCCGCCGCCGTCCGCCAGGCCGCCGCCAAGCCCATGCCG GCCAAGCTGCTGATGCCGCGGAATCCGAGGCTGGACGCCCCGACCCGGCGGTCCGGTCGCATCGCCAGCCTCCCGGAGCAGCCCGACTACCGCACCAGGAAGGCGAACGGCGATGTAAAGACCGAATCGCCCGATCCAGTTCCAGCGTACGCGACCGACCAAGAGAGGGCCTACGCAGTCACCAGGGCCGAGCAGCTCAGGGGCCAGCTGGGCTCCGACTACCCAGCCTTCATCAAGCCCATGTCCCACAGCACCTCCACTAAATCGAATCAGCTG TATATCCCGATGTACTTCACCCCGTATCTCGCCGTGCATGATGAGATGATGGTTCTGGTGGATGAGGTGAACAATAAAGAGTTTGCCATGCTCTGCCGTGTCTGGCGTCAGAAGCGCTACCTTAACGAGTGGAGAGCGTTTTCTGCTTACCACGAGCTGGCTGATGGTGACTGCTTGGTGTTGCAGCTCATAGAGAGGAGAAAATTCAAGGTGAGGTTCAACCTGTTCTTCGCACAGCACGAGATCTTAATTAGATGGGTGTTTTGA